A region from the Inhella inkyongensis genome encodes:
- a CDS encoding HD-GYP domain-containing protein — protein MLKKIPTAQAELGMFLQSMEGSWLSHPFWKTRFLLTDEADLDSLKRSGVPFIWIDVAKGKDAADALAAVAPEPEVNPPPPPPPPPPPPPAPRPAAVPVVARSFAQEFEQAAELMRKSKQQVTTMLNEARLGHAIKSEECTPLVEDIAGSVWRNPSALISLARLKTRDDYTYMHSIAVCAMMVALGKQLGLTEDEQREAGMAGLLHDVGKMLMPLEVLNKPGALTDAEFAVMRSHPARGFEALKASGVFDEGVLDVCLHHHEKMDGSGYPHRLAGEQISLLARMGAVCDVYDAVTSTRPYKGAWDPAASLARMAQWQGHFDPKVFQAFVVSIGIFPVGTLVRLNSGRLAVVIDQNPGKLTAPKVRVFFSTKSNLPIEVVDLDLAAGTDKIVGREDATAWGFTQLTELWSQPR, from the coding sequence ATGCTGAAAAAGATTCCCACCGCGCAAGCCGAACTGGGCATGTTTCTCCAGTCGATGGAGGGCTCCTGGCTCTCGCATCCGTTCTGGAAGACACGCTTCCTGCTGACGGATGAGGCCGACCTGGACAGCCTCAAGCGCTCGGGCGTGCCCTTTATTTGGATCGATGTGGCCAAGGGCAAGGACGCTGCCGACGCGCTGGCCGCCGTGGCTCCCGAGCCCGAGGTGAACCCGCCCCCACCCCCGCCGCCGCCGCCGCCCCCGCCACCGGCCCCGCGTCCGGCCGCCGTGCCCGTGGTGGCGCGCAGCTTTGCGCAGGAGTTCGAGCAGGCTGCCGAGCTGATGCGCAAGAGCAAGCAGCAGGTCACCACCATGCTGAACGAGGCCCGGCTGGGCCATGCCATCAAGAGCGAGGAATGCACGCCGCTGGTGGAGGACATTGCCGGATCGGTGTGGCGCAACCCCTCGGCCCTGATCAGCCTGGCGCGGCTCAAGACCCGCGACGACTACACCTATATGCACTCGATTGCCGTGTGCGCCATGATGGTCGCGCTGGGTAAACAGCTGGGCCTGACCGAGGACGAGCAGCGCGAAGCCGGCATGGCGGGTCTGCTGCACGATGTGGGCAAGATGCTGATGCCCCTGGAGGTACTGAACAAGCCGGGCGCGCTGACCGATGCCGAGTTCGCCGTGATGCGCAGCCATCCGGCGCGTGGGTTTGAGGCCCTCAAGGCCAGTGGTGTGTTCGACGAAGGCGTACTCGATGTCTGCCTGCACCACCACGAAAAAATGGATGGCAGTGGCTACCCCCACCGCTTGGCCGGCGAGCAGATCTCGCTCCTGGCCCGCATGGGTGCGGTCTGCGATGTCTATGACGCCGTGACCTCCACCCGCCCCTACAAAGGTGCCTGGGACCCCGCGGCCTCGCTGGCGCGCATGGCGCAGTGGCAGGGCCACTTTGACCCCAAGGTGTTCCAGGCCTTCGTGGTGTCGATCGGCATCTTCCCCGTGGGCACCTTGGTGCGTCTGAATTCTGGCCGGCTGGCGGTGGTGATCGATCAGAACCCCGGCAAGCTCACGGCTCCCAAGGTACGGGTGTTTTTCTCCACTAAATCCAATCTGCCCATTGAGGTGGTGGATTTGGACCTCGCGGCGGGCACGGACAAGATCGTCGGCCGCGAGGACGCTACCGCCTGGGGCTTCACCCAACTCACCGAACTATGGAGTCAGCCGCGCTGA
- a CDS encoding ABC transporter substrate-binding protein yields the protein MKNLLLAAALAAALHSGAPAQTLRWASQGDLQTADPHSQNESMTNMVNGQVYEKLVTRGKDMSIVPALATEWSNPDPLTWRFKLRQGVKFHDGAPFTADDVVFSMARSRETTSQLLQYGNAVGIPKKIDAHTVEFKLEKPNPVFLQHLDLLWIMNKAWAEKHRVTRPQDFKNKEESHTSINANGTGPYMLVSRQPGQKNVFKRNPNWWGKFEGNVEEIVFTPIGNDATRLAALISGELDLVLDPAPRDVQRLRSQRGLQIIDGPENRIVFIGMDQARDSLLYGKSPDGKNPFKDLRVRQALYQAIDIEGMRTKLMQGLAQPTGGLTPSPKASFDDPTLQTRLPYDLAAAKKLMADAGYAEGFEVTLDCPNNRYINDEEICLTLASMWAQLKVKVKVNAMPRVLFFPKLEKVDTSLYLYGWGGAITDAESIFAPVYRNRGEKGIGSYNYGGWKNDKFDQLAAQSSSEVDPKKREALIRAALTEFRSQIHTIPLHRQVIPWAARAGVKAVHRPDNWLEVAWVTVPGK from the coding sequence ATGAAAAACCTGCTTCTCGCGGCCGCCCTGGCGGCCGCTCTTCATTCCGGCGCCCCGGCCCAGACCTTGCGCTGGGCCAGCCAGGGCGATTTGCAGACCGCCGACCCGCACTCGCAGAACGAGTCCATGACCAATATGGTCAACGGCCAGGTCTATGAAAAGCTGGTCACGCGCGGCAAAGACATGTCCATCGTGCCTGCCTTGGCCACCGAGTGGAGCAACCCCGACCCGTTGACCTGGCGCTTCAAGCTGCGCCAGGGCGTGAAGTTCCATGACGGTGCCCCCTTCACCGCCGACGACGTGGTGTTCTCGATGGCGCGCTCGCGCGAGACCACCTCGCAGCTGCTGCAGTACGGCAATGCCGTGGGCATTCCCAAGAAGATCGACGCGCACACGGTCGAGTTCAAGCTGGAAAAGCCCAACCCGGTCTTTCTGCAGCATCTGGATCTGCTGTGGATCATGAACAAGGCCTGGGCCGAAAAGCACCGTGTCACCCGCCCGCAGGACTTCAAGAACAAGGAAGAGAGCCACACCAGCATCAATGCCAACGGCACCGGCCCCTACATGCTGGTGAGCCGCCAGCCCGGGCAGAAGAACGTCTTCAAGCGCAACCCCAACTGGTGGGGCAAGTTCGAAGGCAATGTCGAGGAAATCGTCTTCACGCCGATTGGCAACGACGCCACCCGGCTGGCTGCGCTGATTTCGGGTGAGTTGGATTTGGTGCTGGACCCCGCGCCGCGCGATGTGCAACGCCTGCGCAGCCAGCGCGGCCTGCAGATCATCGACGGCCCCGAGAACCGCATCGTTTTCATCGGCATGGACCAGGCGCGCGACAGCCTGCTCTACGGCAAGAGCCCGGACGGCAAGAACCCCTTCAAGGACCTGCGCGTGCGCCAGGCGCTCTACCAGGCCATCGACATCGAGGGCATGCGCACCAAGCTGATGCAGGGCCTGGCCCAACCCACCGGCGGCCTCACCCCTTCGCCCAAGGCCAGCTTTGACGATCCAACCCTGCAGACTCGCCTGCCCTATGACCTGGCCGCCGCCAAGAAGCTGATGGCGGACGCCGGCTACGCCGAGGGCTTTGAGGTCACGCTGGATTGCCCGAACAACCGTTACATCAACGACGAAGAGATTTGCCTGACCCTGGCCTCGATGTGGGCGCAGCTCAAGGTCAAGGTCAAGGTCAACGCCATGCCGCGTGTGCTCTTCTTCCCCAAGCTGGAGAAGGTCGATACCAGCCTCTACCTCTATGGTTGGGGCGGGGCCATCACGGATGCCGAATCGATCTTTGCGCCGGTCTACCGCAACCGGGGTGAGAAGGGCATCGGCTCCTACAACTATGGCGGCTGGAAGAACGACAAGTTCGATCAACTGGCGGCTCAGTCCTCGTCCGAGGTCGACCCGAAGAAGCGCGAGGCCCTGATCCGCGCCGCGCTGACCGAGTTCCGCAGCCAGATCCACACCATCCCGCTGCACCGCCAGGTCATCCC